Part of the Zea mays cultivar B73 chromosome 4, Zm-B73-REFERENCE-NAM-5.0, whole genome shotgun sequence genome is shown below.
TTGTAGAATCAAACAGAAAAAAGTGAGGAAGCAGTAGAATTTTTAGTCAAGCACAGTGTAAAATCATGAGGAGACCACAGCTACATAAGGTAATCAATCAAAAAAAACAATATGCTATAAATAATAATGATGCTTATACTGATGCCTATCTCTAGTACAAAAGTTAGGAAAATCTAATATCAAATGGGTGTCAAAAGGTGAATATGCCTTTTCTGCTCAGAAGAACCAGAACTCAACTGTATTCTGCTTAGCATCAGCAAGGATTACATTGTGACTTGGTGCTTATCAGCTCACTTGAATGAGCTTGTTTTATTGGAAACACCAAACATATTAACACAAAATTATAAACCTGGAGCAAGGTTATATTGGCAATGACTTGACGCTCGTTAACTTACAACATATCAAACTATTACTCCCTCCGTCCTAGAATATAAGGTATAACCACCTTTTGTTCTTGTCCCACAATATAAGGTGTGCTCTCTCTATGCACACGTACATCGATACAGTTGTATAGAGAGAATTAAATGCATTTTTTGGTCTTTGAACCAGTGGTAGTTACGTCTTATATAATGGGACGGATGGAGTAATACACCAAACATGTTAAAAGAAAACTACTACCCAAATCAGCATCATAGACTAGCTAATGTTAAAAGCATGGAATACATAAAAGAGTGACAAGGACCCACTTCATGTTTAAATAAAACCACTATGAAAATCACCTGTGAAACAGGGGGCGTCTGCTACCTCACAACTTCATTTTAAGTATACCAACTGATGATGGGATTAAGTGGGAGGCGTTACCATTTTCCTAACTTCAGTACGGATCTAAATGAATTCAATCTCTAAAAAGACAAAATTGAGCACACCCTTCCTCTGTGAGAAGGCAAAGATGTAGTATCCAACAAGCACTTAAGGCAACAAGATAAGGATAATCTACTATACCCATCCATGGAAGCAATAATTTAGCGATCAAATCTTAAGTTATTGTGAGAGAGACCATAAATCCGGGAAGTAGGGTCTACAGAAAGAATCCATAGAAACACATGAATGGAAATCAATTTACCAGAAAATAACATGCCACACCACAAGTCGAAATTACAATGAAAAAAATCTTGCTAATGCAAGCAACTTaaacgccccccccccccccccccccccaaagcaTATCGAAAATATAAGAGCAGGAGGCTACTTAAACAACTAGTAGTTGACAAACACTTACAAGCACCATCTCGATGAAAAAGCTTAGCTTCGCTCGATCTCAGATCTGCACACCAGCAACCAAAAAATCAGTGACATCAAACACGAACAGGCGAACGACAGAAATCAAGACACGAATTCTCTCGCTAAAAGACGTGGATTTTACCGGCAGCGCGAGATCGGGCGAGCAGCGAAACAGGTGAGAGCAGAAGCAGAGTAGCAAAAACAACCCTAACGGAGCCATCTACTTATGGTGGCGGAGCTCCCAGTACCTGTGATCTGGTGCCTAGGGTTGCGCGCACGCGATCTCAGCCGTTGGATGTTCTAGCGAAGAAACTGATTGAATAGTTCACATTAGCCCGAGCATCAGTGTGGACTGTGGAGCAGCCCAACTTTCAATCAAGAATGGGCCTACTAAAGTATCTCTTGACAAGGGCCGATCACCATCCCGCCACGTGGACTGGGTTGGACCTTGCCATGTGTCTTTTTTTATTGGTCCCATAGAGTAGTCTTATGGCATGTACAACCCACGTAATGCCTTTTTGTTATCCCATTACTTCTTGTTAAAAGCAGCTAGGAATTGGAGGCATGTCCGCGCTTCACGGGTGTCGCTGCTATTGGCTTGCTGACATGTGGTTGTGGACACGAGTTTTTCTTCGATCCAACGGAAACGAAAGGAGCCATCCGCGTCGATCTCCGCCCCGACCCCTCCCTCTCCGACCCATCAGGGCAGCTGGCGCCTCTAGGGTATCTCAGCGACTCAGCTCCTCCTCCCGCGCGCTGCCAGCCGCCACCTCGGCCTCGACGCCGTAAGGTTCCCCGCCACCCATGCCCCTTGTTGACCTCGTACCACGGCGTCCCACTTTGTGCGCTCCTCCACGCGTTGCCCATCGCCTTTCAGCTCCTCTACCATCCCACTCCCCTGCCCTCGCCGCTTGGGAGCCACACCGATGCGCGCGGCGGCACACTGCGCCGAGGAGGAGCTATGTTGCCCTCCGCTCTCCTCCAATGTACCGCCCCTACGCCGAAGTCGGAAGAGACGTCGGAGCCATCGTCCCTGCGCCACGCAATGTTTGGGATGGCCTCCTACCGGTGCACGCTGCTGCTCGAGCTCCCCCTACCCCGCCTCTTGCTGTGCGCCCCCGTGTGCGCCTTCCTCGACGTGCTATGACCTCTCGTCGGGCCTCGCTCTCTGCGTCTCCGCCGATGCATCTCACTTCCCCCACTAAAGATAGTGGAGATGTTCAGGTGGACCTCCTCGCCCTCCCGTTGATCCCTGATGTGAATTAGGAATGATGATACTCTTAATTGTAAGGCTATTGGAGAGGTCAAATTATCTTCTAAAGTGTATTTATAATAATTTCTACATGTCATTGTTTAATGACCTGGTTTCCCCCTACATGTTAGCACGGTGAAGATAATCTCTTGAATAGATAATATGGTAGATCAAAACAATTGATAGGTAGAATCTTTCTCATGACCTCTATGTCTGGATTATTCTCGAGTGGACCCAATATAATTTGCCACTCTGTTCCACTGATCCAATGTCAGATCTTTACTAGCTAACAAGCTTGATCCAGTTTGTATCATTAAATTCTtttatattcatgttattttccgcTCCTCTACTAATGAGAAGTATTTATCCTTTCAGTATTGTGACATCTACAATAATCCATGCAGTGCttatttgatataccatttttattACATTGTTTCATAACAATTATTTTTTACTATTGTCTTTTTTCACATGAATTCTTTTACTGACACCTACTTATGTGGATATGTGATGTTTGTCCAGCACTATTGATTTTTTTGGTCAATGTGCTCAGTGAGGCTCAGGATGGGATTCTAGATTTGAACAGCACAACTGACACTTTAGGACGCATCTTGGACCAAACAATTAAGTAATTCCTGATGAAAACTATACCTTCAACTCGAGCATCTTGTTGGAATTTATTTTGTATTTGTTTTAACACGCTGACTAGGGTCTTATGGGAAAATTTCAAAATTGCATGCTACTAAATTATATTGTTTCTACAAGACTGCATTTCAGTGCAATTATGATATGACCTCAAAGTTTACATGTTCTTGTTCTTGCAGGTCAACGCAGTTGGAGAGGAAATGGGAATAAGGTTTCTAGGGCTTGGCTTATGAGCACCGAGTGATATACCAATAATGGCAAAAATAACTCTCTCCTTTAACCTTGTAAGCTTATATCTTTTTGAACTTTGTTTTATTCCTGGAATGTTAACTACTGCTCGCCAGACACCTCAAACCATTATGCTTCTTTTGACTTTTAAGCATAGCATTCTTGATATACTTAAATTTTTAAATGAGACTTGTTAGTTACCAAGATAATGTGTTGAGCACTTTGGGGTAAATGACTGATAACTCATTGTTCAAATATGCGTTAGGCAATGGTTGTTACTATTTTGTGTAAGACTTGACAGAAACAATCATCGGCTTGTAGGGAAGATACAAAATAATGAGGAATTACATGCCTAAAGTTGGTACTCTTGGCCTTGATATGATGTTCCTGACATGTACTGTGCAGATGATCATATTTCTAGGAGTGCCATTTTCATAATGACATCACTTATTCATTTGGAGTACTCATCTAAGCACTGAGTTGCTATCTTAAGGTTACCAATTTCATGTTCTTTAAAAACAGATTACCAATTGCATGGAATTACTCTTTGTAGTGCTTGATATTATTGTATTGTATGTACTGAACAGTTGGACAACTCTTCATCAAATGAATTATCGCCTGACAGTTTTTTGTCATTTATTCCCCCATTCTAAATTATAAGATATTTAAAATTTTCTAGATGCATCGATTTATTATGTATCATACATAGTGTATTTTTTTCAGACAGTGTAGGTGCATAGAAAAAGCTATGTGTTTATAAAAGCCAAAACTTCTTATGATTTAGAATGGAGGGATTATAGTTTAGAATGGAGGGAGTATTGAGTACTATGTTAACACTTTCAGTTTTTTGCTTTATTAAATGCCTTCCTACAATGAGTTACGGGTCCACCTCAAATCGGAAAGAACTAAAGAAGACATGCCACATTTTCTCATGCAGATTGTGTTGTATGAATCAACCTAGAATGAGTCTTCCTGAGACTTAGGTAAAACCTGGACAACATATCTATTGTTCTGTTCAAACTCTTGGTCATTTTTAACTCATGTTAACAGAATACAAATAAAGGTAAATTTGTTTCAGTTAACCCGATTTGTATTATGAGCTAACCCAATTTGCTTAACTCGTGTTAACAGAGGCACATTGTATTATGAGCTAACCCGATTTGTTTTTTAGCTTTCAGCACTTCCATATTCTGCTCATTGtgtattttttttgttttcttaaTACCGTTGTACTATATGTCACAACCTTTCATGCATTGACCAATAACTTAGCATTTGGAATGGGTTTCTCCTTTCTGTATCATTATGTATTTATGTGTACTTCCAGGGAGTACCATTTTCTTCATGTTGGCGATGAAATGCTACAATCTAAGTCGCTTGATCGAGATTCATATGTCTTTGGTGGGTTGTCGGTTTTCTTTACAAAGATTTGAGTCACATGTATGTTGATGGGTTGGTATATTAGCAGGAGATCAAGAATGAAACGGTTCTACTGAAACCCCTACAAGATGCCTTCCACTCTGTGACTCATCATTGGGTTCACTCAGATTCTACTGCCCCTTGACGGAATGCTTTGCTCTGTTGGTTGATGATCCTGAGCATGGTGAGGCGTTGATAACAAATGTGGAGTGCCCACACTGCTGCCGGATGTTATGTGCCCAGTGTAAGGTTCCATGGCACGCTGGTGTCACTTGCGCAGAGTTCAAGTTCCAATGACCGAGGAAGGATGAGCAGGGCAGAGAGGACCTACTGCCGAGGAAGGTCGAACAAGAGAGCAAGTGGCAGAGGTGCCCCGAGTGCAAGATATATGTGGAGAGGATCGGGGACTGTGTATTTATCATTTACAAGTACTGCTCACAAATAGAACATTCATTACACTAAGTACAAATGATGATCATCTTCTTTGTTCCAATTTACAGGTGCGGGCATTGCTTCTGCTACCTTTGTGCATCCCCAATGTCTAGGGACAACCGTTGTTGCAAAACCTGCAATCAAACCTGGGGAATGCCTTGAAATCGCCAAGCTCTCTACTTGAAGAAAAGAAACTCATATTAACTAATATTATATGTGTGATGCTGGTTCATTTTCAGAAGCAATTACCATTCATCAAAAATAGGCTAACACGGTTGTATATCAGGAAAAGTCCATTACAAGCAAAACATATATTGACCTGTAAAGCAAACCACAAATAGGCATCATAGCTGAATGATAATTGAGAATGATTCGTCTTGAGAAGTACAAATCCTCAGACACGTCGTTTTTATTCATTCAAGTATTTTAAGTCTAACTGCAGATCATGGTAAGTATGGTGTACAAAAGGTCGTTACAATTTTTAGGGATAATTATTTGCATTGTTACAAAATTTTTCTTAATTTTTTGTGTTCTGGTAGGGCGCCCGTAAGAGCGCTTTCATGTTCTAGTTCCATATAAATTAGACGAGATCGAGATGAATTAAGAGATATTTTGACTTGCTATGAATTTAAGTCCACTTAATCCACTCCAATCTATATGGATTAACCGATTGAGAGTAAACCGAATAGGCCCTAAAGGTATCTAAGGAGGTAAGTGCAAAAAATACAAAAGATATATCTTGACGAAAGAATGTCTCTAGCACAGTTAAGTCTAAGATATTGTTTCACTCATACAACCCACGGGCCACGAGTGAGACCCAGACACGACCCGCTAAGTTAATAACCATGCTGGATCAGTCTATAGTCCGACGGGCCTATTAGGCTCGTAACAGTCCATGTCGTTTAAATGACAAAATTAACCAAAGATATTTTAGCAAACTGCCCCCTTCTCGGTTTACCATCCGACATACTTGGCTCTCGGCCTCTAGCTAACTATCAAGGGAACGTATCTGGTGCAAACCAACCCCTCCATGCAATCGTGCAAACTTCTAATCTGGGCCACATGATGTTGATCCAAGGGACACAGGGGCGTGGATAATTTTACACTTAACCACCCGCTGCTAATCACATTTTTCAAATCCCCCCTCCCACTCCCCCTGCACACCCCCTTGGATCAACATCATGTGGTTCAGATTAAAAGTTTGCACGGTTGCACGGAGGGGTTGGTTTGCACCAGATACGTTCCCAACTATCAATGCCTCAAAATGTTTTAGAAGTATTTGCCAAATTCAAATCTTGGCTCTACTTGTACTGATTTTTTTTCAGTTTTTCAAATCTTTGAATGGAATGCAAATTTATTTGATAGGAGAGGGTAGTATTAATCTGGTTCTTCTTTCCCATCTCTTATATTAAAACCCGCTCCGGTTTGGAGCCCCATCCTAGTTTTCGAGCGTACCGGGGGTCCTACCGTAAAAATATTGTCTAAAATAGAATATTGTATAAAATAAGAATAAACTGCTAAGAAACACACGCGGGGTAAATAATATACAATACAAAGTCATATACCGATAATTTTGctaaataagtcttagagaacaAGACAATTGCATTTGTCTATCCTTCTTTTTAAATGACTTCTTAATATTTAAAAGACGAGTTGTGAATTATATAATTTGTGACTATTATTACCTTTCTCAGTTAGGTAGCCACAATGGCCCCTCCGTCCGTGCTAGCAACCCAAAAGAAAAATTATGTACAAAATAAGACCTATCTTTCTTACAATAAAAAAGACCTATCATGTACATTCTACAATCTACACAAGAAAATCATTTATGTTTGCTTAGAGACTACGAGACCGGGCAATCAGGCAGAAGCAATGCCAGATGACTCTACTGGCACCGGGAAAATCCTCTGGCCCGGCGACAACAATGCCCGAGGGTCATATCTGGCCTTCAGCTCAGCGATCCTGCTCCATTTCGCGCCGAAATGCCGTCGCCACCCGTCTTGAGATGTGTAGTGTGGCAGGTACTGCTTGCATTCTATTCCTGACCGATCACAGAAGTCCAGCACTGCCTTGTTCCATCTCTCGAGCTGGGGCACGTCGTCTGCGGACAGTGCTGACCAGAGGAAGCTGACGGCATAGAACACGTTGTCGTCGTCGTCCGTGGCTGGGGTCATCGCTGTCATCCGGTCGTCCCACCTGTCCTTGTTCATGGGGTACATGAGGATGATCCCGGCTGGGTTGGCGTCCTTGAGCAGAGCCTTGAACACGCCGTCGTCGAAGTCGAGGATGCGCGACCGCGGGACGAAGAGATTCAGCCATGGGTGTGGTACCTCCCACGCGCCGGCTGACCGGAGCACCCTCTCCTCCTCGCGCACCCGGTCGAGGAACTGCACGAACGTCACGTCCTTGGTGAACGGAAACCCTGGCTCGAAGCTCAGCTGATCCAGGAGTGCCTTCATTTTCTGCAACGATTCATATAGCAACAACGAATGAGTTTCCTTTTGTCCAAAGCATTGAAAGCAATAATAAAGTTTGTTTTTTGTGTGTGTGTTCAAGCTGATCTGTACCTTGTCCACAGATATGGCGGTGTCCTCGGTGTAGTACATGGCGCCTTCGATGTAGTATATTGCAGTAGGTCCGGTCCTCGACGCGAGTCCAGCAAGTCTAGCAAGATCGGCGCCGGAGAAGAAGGGTGTTGATTTGGGACCTTCGACCAAGGACCGGTTGAGCTGGACCTGGCCTTCGACGTAGTCGAACCCGACTTGGCTAGTCCGGTTCGATATGAGAAACTCCTGATCCTTGGTGAAAGTAGCGACGTCGGTGTAGGCAAGTCGAACCCAGCGCACCCTCTTGGGCGCCGGCTCAAGCCGGATCCGTGCCCTGGTTATGACCCCGAATTGGCCTAACCCGCCTAGAGCTGCCATGAACAGGTCCGAGTTCACGTCCATGGAGCATGTCACCATCTCACCTGTGCCTGCATTGTTCATCACATGTATAAACTATTATTAGCATTCGTGTGTGATTAGCTGCTTATGTAATTATCACAGGGAGTGTAACCATCGATCGATCGATACCTGTGACGACATCGAGTTCATGCACGTTGGCGATCTGCGGACCGTGCCGGAACGCCTGCCCGCCGATTCCCGCGTTGGAGAGCGTGCCGCCGACGGTGAGCCGGAGGTAGTCGGTCCACACGCGGGGCGCCAGGCCGTGTCGCAGCGTGGCGCGGAGGACGTCGACCCACAACTGCTCCCCGCCGGCGTCGACGAACGGCTCCGCGCCGGTCGCCGCAGACACGTTGATGCGGGGGCCGCGCCCCAGCGAGCCCATGTCCACGACGACGCCGCCCGGGGCGAGCGCCTGGCCGCGCCAGGAGTGGCCCTGCCCGCGCGGCGCAACGGGGAACGGCGCCGCCGACGTGGCGGAGAACCGGACGAGCGCGGCGATGTCGGCCGGCGTGGCGGGGTGGAACACGGCCTCCGGCGCGGCCCTCACCATCTGGCCGAAGTCCGTCGCCGCCTTCGCCGTCGAGTTGCTGTCCGTGCGGATCCTGGACGCGATGCCCAGGCCGAAAAGATCGCCCGGGAGGCCGGCGGCGGGCAGTGGCCGGGGGTGCCCGGCAGCGACGGAGAGGAAGCTTGCGAGGAGGGCGGCGACGGCCACGAAACGAGTCCTTCTTGCCATGCTTGTCTTGCGGCAACACAATGCAATCGGAGGTGACTGCGGGACCCGGACGCTTTGTGGGGTTATAGAAACTATAGGAGGAGAAATCGCTTGTGTGTCCTAGAGGCCAAGAACTTCCATGGTATTTATAGCGGGGGTACCATTTGGCCTCGCAAACGTTGACAAATGGAGGCACAACAGCCTTTCGGATTATGAAATTGTTCTGAATATTTTGCAGCTGATTGACTTTAGCAACAAAAAAAAGAACAATGTACCTGAAGCCACACTCGTGAACTTATGTTCATGGATCCCATCTTGTGGTTTTTTTGAGATGTTGACTTGTTGAGAGTATCAAAATGATCATTGGTCGGAGCAATTTCTTTGTTTAAAACTGCTCGTGAAAGGTCATGGATTCCGAGAAAATTTTCATGCGCCTTTGCTTGCTTAGAAAATACTCGGGCGGGTAGAGTGGCCAAAATGTAAGCTTTCTGTTAGTTTTCTTATTCAGACAAAGGTAAAGCTTTTCTCTCTATTCACCATCAGGGTAGCAAAAAGGTTAATTTGAACAGGTTTTCAGAAAACTACAACTATCAAGTATGTTGAACTAAGACATGCGTAGGTACTAGGTACACATTTTTATACATATATATGAAAACATTTTTTTACAAGCTAGTATATATCGAAGAAATAAATTAATCTATGCAAAAAAAAAGATAGTTATCAAGAGCTAAAATAGCTGTGCTTCTTCTGAACACCACATTGCTGCGCTTCTTCCAAATGTGGCAGCAGCAAGAATGCCCCCCAAGTGTTTGCGCGGTATGTGGATGGGTGGTTGAATCTCCTTGAACGCCTGTGTTGGCCAATCTTCAATTCTTCACCTGTTGACATCTCAAGTGCTCTCTAGAACTGCCGTTCCAGAGAATGCATGCCACAACTTACCTAaagttagggggtgtttggtttctagggattaatatttagtcccttcattttattcttttttagtctataaattgctaatatagaaactaaaataaagttttagtttctatatttggtaattttagaactaaaatggaataaaatgtagggactaaacattagtccctagaaaccaaacacccccttagtcgaCCAATTTTTTTACTCTATCACGTGCTCAGGTTAATATATTTCAGATGATTACAACCCGCGGTAATCTTGGCAAGAAGCATGTGACTGCCTGCCGTGATCAACCAGCTGGCGGCAGGAGATTTCGTCCACGTGGCAACAATCCTGTCTACCAACCGCTGGCGCAGGAAGGTAAACTGGAAGCAGCTGACTCCCACCACTTGAACAATTAATTTGTTGATGTCCGGCATGGAGTGACAGGTGTGCAAGCACCTTCATATTTTTTTTCCTCGTCAacattctgttttaaattttttattgattttttttttaaaatttgGAACTCAACGATATCTGTCATACTTGTCTCTGTTCACGAGCAGTCGGGTCAGCGCAAATTTAAACTCCGCCGTGCATGGGTAAAGAAAAACATATCCTTCAAGACGGCAGGACTAtggattttttttttaaaaaataaaaatataaataaaaccGGATGCAAGAACAATATTGTAAGGTTGCAGGCTGCGAGAGGGTGCATGAACGACGAggggctatatatatatatatatatattttcctCAGACCAAATCAAATCCGCACAGATTTGTCAACTGCTTGAATACTAATATATCCGACCGAGAGGTTAGTGGCGGGCACCTCCCCTCCCCTTCACTGTTTTGCCTCGCTCGCGGCCGGCGGCCTTTAATGAAGCCGCAAGGCCAGAAAACAAAAGACCAAGTTACCTGACGGGGCTCGGGCTGAGCACACCTTGATGCCAGCCCTCGTATATATTTTGACGTAGCTGCAAGTTTTGGTCAACTGCTCCAGTGCATTTTGATGCTTCTTTCTTTTATTATATGCTGAGCAGAGCATGCATGCTTCAAtgctcctgtcacacccggttttaaaggacaaagtcgggtgcatctcatacatgcgccaagaagacaacatatataataacagagtgtatagagataaatgtcataaaacatcagagtatttattacataacggaagtcttattacaaaataaagataaatataaaacgaactaaagatcgtcggcgccaatgtcaactgagaaacgccacctagatcagatcgaactcctcagtgttaggcggctcctcgaccacatgttcttctcctgtggggggtgtgagacagcaagagtgagctcacatacgttcatagctcaacaagtcgtgggtaataatgtggcatgaactcaccaaaggtgggagttcatgtagtgtaaggctaatcaatgaagtaaaggctgaggctgagcattgcttttataagttggtcaaaattttattagcaattactaagtgtaagtaaataccaaaccttaataataataaagagcaGTAATAGTAaagtaatcccaaatgcgatgcaaatgtcaaattaaatttaagttccatagttaatcatgtgagggtccgagccgctcatgaccgtgagcacggctagtatactagttttacactctgcagaggttgcgcatctttacccacaagccgtgttacccatctgccaaggggtcatgaatcccatacacctctaccaaggaagcgaggcagggtaacactacgaggcctttacaaagttccactagcttcagactacccgctacagtttataggaagctccagtgcagggttcttgcctgaccgccatcgcagcaaaatcaaacaaggaccccctacactgaccactcccctactgcccttgcccctttcgggtaaggtagtcctccactagctttcctagttaatcagccaagggcgtcccattaaacccttgtggtagcactgttttcccgggtggtcgctccatgttcccattaatttaatgatcttaacatgaatagtaataataacaagataataacaagataatcatgaatagtgtatctccatacccaatccacataaagcaatagcaagtactacccaaaaatatttcaggggtgaacaaggtatagaggtaatcaaaactggggtaacataaaggctcccatcaaaattaacctatgcagaccattaaaattaataagaacatggctgggaaaagtaagtgatcaagggcacaacttgccttcaatgagctcctgctcagctatctctacttgttgaacctcagattccacagtggcttgctcgtctactcgcatcaacacaatacatacatagtatagcacaaattaacatcacatcaaacatgcaaataaaatatacagtaaaaatctattcattaaaatgagatcataggaactggaatcactgaatttggagttatagaattcaagttatgaatttcctaggatttaaggtgattataataggattagatgataaattaattttctaacagagttcatgtcaaaatagagacactaaatggtagagaatattattacaaaattttagaaatttgaatggctcaatttggaataaaaatggattttctatgatttatacaggttctagggtttattttcattttaaaaatccaatttctaattcTTTTAATTGATTTTCATGAGCACTGGACTGGGCGTCATTTACTGAGAAGGTCAGGGGCTAGTGCAGAAGATTCCTAAGGCTCTACGAATAGTGTaagaggacggcgggttgttttttGACTAAACCGAGGGGTCCTTATGCAAGTTTTGCACCGCCAAGGGGTATGGCTAGATCTGGACCGCCCGATCCAAACTCTACGCTCCAGATTAGATCCAGATTATAACGAACCGGGACACAA
Proteins encoded:
- the LOC100526747 gene encoding cytokinin dehydrogenase 8 precursor gives rise to the protein MARRTRFVAVAALLASFLSVAAGHPRPLPAAGLPGDLFGLGIASRIRTDSNSTAKAATDFGQMVRAAPEAVFHPATPADIAALVRFSATSAAPFPVAPRGQGHSWRGQALAPGGVVVDMGSLGRGPRINVSAATGAEPFVDAGGEQLWVDVLRATLRHGLAPRVWTDYLRLTVGGTLSNAGIGGQAFRHGPQIANVHELDVVTGTGEMVTCSMDVNSDLFMAALGGLGQFGVITRARIRLEPAPKRVRWVRLAYTDVATFTKDQEFLISNRTSQVGFDYVEGQVQLNRSLVEGPKSTPFFSGADLARLAGLASRTGPTAIYYIEGAMYYTEDTAISVDKKMKALLDQLSFEPGFPFTKDVTFVQFLDRVREEERVLRSAGAWEVPHPWLNLFVPRSRILDFDDGVFKALLKDANPAGIILMYPMNKDRWDDRMTAMTPATDDDDNVFYAVSFLWSALSADDVPQLERWNKAVLDFCDRSGIECKQYLPHYTSQDGWRRHFGAKWSRIAELKARYDPRALLSPGQRIFPVPVESSGIASA